The following are from one region of the Knoellia sp. p5-6-4 genome:
- a CDS encoding thiamine-binding protein — MLVAFSVAPSVAADSTGSVSEAVAAAVKVVRESGLPNRTDSMFTTIEGEWDECLAVVKAAVDAVAAHGPRVSLVLKADIRPGHTGELTGKVERLEAAIEAQA; from the coding sequence ATGCTCGTCGCCTTCTCCGTCGCCCCGTCCGTCGCCGCCGACTCCACCGGCTCGGTCAGCGAGGCCGTCGCCGCCGCCGTGAAAGTGGTGCGCGAGTCGGGCCTGCCCAACCGCACCGACTCGATGTTCACCACGATCGAGGGGGAGTGGGACGAGTGCCTGGCCGTGGTGAAGGCGGCCGTCGACGCCGTCGCCGCCCACGGCCCGCGCGTCAGCCTGGTGCTCAAGGCAGACATCCGTCCGGGCCACACGGGCGAGCTGACCGGCAAGGTCGAGCGGCTGGAGGCGGCGATCGAGGCGCAGGCCTGA
- a CDS encoding GNAT family N-acetyltransferase translates to MGRLRADVGAGAGVGAAPGQATAARLRCPRKSVGTQHRRLPTVEAMQIRPVELDDDAEFRRFHEVMDSAERFERPLAGMWSLEEARILFTEGDPAEHVWGVVAVDGDEIVGAGMASLPKHDNRHMAWVMPWVEPQRRRRGIGSVVLEHLLERCRAERRTHHIIETSYPFERRDDHPYRQFAEKHGFTLANTEIRRHLPLPVDEAELDRLIADSAAHHEGYCIVSFDGPIPDDLVDSLCRTKSQLGVDAPTGTLDFEEERIDRDVLREREAQLRRQGRTMISTLAVAPDGEVVAYNDLVIPRDDPPNVYQWGTLVRRDHRGHRLGMAVKARGLKQLQAHLGDALGTTRTRISTCNAEQNAHMVGINERLGFRPVEVSPCFLRVDAS, encoded by the coding sequence GTGGGTCGACTCCGTGCTGATGTCGGTGCTGGCGCCGGAGTGGGAGCAGCACCGGGGCAGGCCACAGCTGCCCGGCTGAGGTGCCCACGGAAAAGCGTTGGCACACAGCACAGGCGGCTCCCTACCGTGGAAGCCATGCAGATCCGCCCGGTCGAGCTCGACGACGACGCCGAGTTCCGGCGCTTCCACGAGGTCATGGACAGCGCCGAGCGCTTCGAGCGACCGCTCGCCGGCATGTGGTCGCTGGAAGAGGCCCGCATCCTCTTCACCGAGGGTGACCCGGCCGAGCACGTCTGGGGCGTCGTGGCCGTCGACGGGGACGAGATCGTCGGTGCCGGCATGGCGAGCCTGCCCAAGCACGACAACCGGCACATGGCCTGGGTCATGCCCTGGGTCGAGCCGCAGCGGCGCCGCCGAGGCATCGGGTCGGTGGTTCTCGAGCACCTGCTCGAGCGGTGCCGCGCGGAGCGGCGCACCCACCACATCATCGAGACGTCCTACCCGTTCGAGCGTCGCGACGACCACCCCTACCGGCAGTTCGCCGAGAAGCACGGCTTCACGCTCGCCAACACCGAGATCCGCCGGCACCTGCCGCTTCCCGTCGACGAGGCCGAGCTCGACCGGCTCATCGCCGACTCGGCGGCGCACCACGAGGGCTACTGCATCGTGTCCTTCGACGGGCCGATCCCCGACGACCTCGTCGACTCGCTGTGCCGCACGAAGTCGCAGCTCGGCGTCGACGCCCCCACCGGCACCCTCGACTTCGAGGAGGAGCGGATCGACCGCGACGTGCTGCGCGAGCGAGAGGCACAGCTGCGCCGGCAGGGACGCACGATGATCTCGACGCTCGCCGTCGCGCCGGACGGCGAGGTGGTGGCCTACAACGACCTGGTGATCCCGCGCGACGACCCACCGAACGTCTACCAGTGGGGCACCCTGGTGCGGCGCGACCACCGGGGGCACAGGCTCGGCATGGCGGTCAAGGCTCGCGGACTCAAGCAGCTGCAGGCACACCTCGGCGACGCGCTGGGCACCACCCGCACCCGCATCTCGACGTGCAACGCCGAGCAGAACGCGCACATGGTGGGCATCAACGAGCGCCTCGGCTTCCGGCCGGTTGAGGTGTCCCCGTGCTTCCTCCGTGTCGACGCCTCCTGA
- a CDS encoding AAA family ATPase yields the protein MDLERFRDGTWEPVLPEVGQRTDGQGVLYRGRVHTIMGETEAGKTWLALLFVWQELEAGAVVLYLDFEDTEETVVGRLIMLGVDPEVIAERLVYVRPAEPLGPAAQVDLAAVLELGPSLVVLDGVTEAIATLQMETMGNDGAAGLNRHLLRHLKASGAAVVTLDHVTKSSENRGRYAIGGVHKINALDGAAFSLESVRPFGVGLNGVTRVRIAKDRPGGLRRASAPDGSMQWFGDLEMEPLTKDRIHLALRPALRQPGDDRPAEENLPRARMEKISRAVEEYMEANDGQGLSWTTIQSLIGGKAEANRLARAHLIRLNHLTDKGPHRVIRPFRDVTEKGGHAAPP from the coding sequence GTGGACCTCGAGCGGTTCCGCGACGGGACGTGGGAGCCGGTCCTCCCGGAGGTCGGCCAGCGGACCGACGGCCAGGGGGTCCTGTACCGGGGCCGTGTCCACACCATCATGGGCGAGACCGAGGCCGGCAAGACCTGGCTGGCCCTCCTCTTCGTCTGGCAGGAACTCGAGGCCGGGGCGGTCGTCCTGTACCTCGACTTCGAGGACACCGAGGAGACGGTCGTCGGCCGTCTCATCATGCTCGGGGTCGACCCGGAGGTGATCGCTGAGCGGCTGGTCTACGTCCGGCCGGCCGAGCCCCTCGGGCCGGCAGCCCAGGTCGACTTGGCGGCGGTCCTCGAGCTGGGGCCGAGCTTGGTGGTCCTCGACGGCGTGACCGAGGCGATCGCCACTCTCCAGATGGAGACCATGGGCAACGACGGCGCGGCTGGCCTCAATCGCCACCTGCTCCGACACCTCAAGGCCTCCGGCGCAGCGGTCGTGACCCTCGACCACGTGACGAAGTCCTCGGAGAACCGGGGCAGGTACGCCATCGGCGGGGTCCACAAGATCAACGCCCTCGACGGAGCCGCCTTCTCCCTGGAGTCGGTCCGACCCTTCGGCGTCGGCCTCAACGGCGTGACCAGGGTGAGGATCGCCAAGGACAGGCCTGGAGGCCTGCGGCGGGCCTCGGCGCCCGACGGGTCCATGCAGTGGTTCGGCGACCTCGAGATGGAGCCTCTGACGAAGGACCGGATCCACCTGGCCCTCCGGCCGGCCCTTCGCCAGCCAGGGGACGACCGGCCGGCCGAGGAGAACCTGCCGCGCGCGCGGATGGAGAAGATCAGCCGCGCCGTCGAGGAGTACATGGAGGCGAACGACGGGCAGGGCCTGTCCTGGACGACGATCCAGAGCCTCATCGGCGGCAAGGCCGAGGCGAACCGGCTGGCCCGTGCCCACCTGATCAGGCTCAACCACCTGACGGACAAGGGTCCTCACCGGGTGATCCGGCCCTTCCGGGATGTCACCGAGAAGGGGGGTCACGCCGCGCCGCCGTGA
- a CDS encoding GNAT family protein, with protein MATVTFADKPTLTGERAVLRPFLEADLPALAEAIADPEVGRLTGSVNSSAAVPDAAFGEERLRGWYSTRGEQDDRLDLAIVDAATGQCVGEAVLNEWEPENASCNFRILIGPRGRDRGLGTEATRLLLAHAFEVVGLHRVSLEVYAFNPRAQRAYEKVGFVREGVRRDALRFDGEWVDSVLMSVLAPEWEQHRGRPQLPG; from the coding sequence ATGGCCACGGTCACCTTCGCCGACAAGCCCACCCTGACCGGGGAACGGGCCGTCCTGCGTCCGTTCCTGGAAGCCGACCTCCCAGCGCTGGCCGAGGCCATCGCCGACCCCGAGGTCGGGCGCCTGACCGGCAGCGTCAACAGCAGCGCAGCGGTGCCCGACGCGGCCTTCGGCGAGGAGCGGCTGCGTGGGTGGTACTCCACCCGGGGCGAACAGGACGACCGGCTCGACCTCGCGATCGTCGACGCCGCGACGGGTCAATGCGTCGGCGAGGCCGTGCTCAACGAGTGGGAGCCGGAGAACGCCTCCTGCAACTTCCGCATCCTCATCGGCCCGCGCGGCCGCGACCGGGGCCTGGGCACGGAGGCCACGCGGCTGCTCCTCGCCCACGCCTTCGAGGTGGTCGGGCTGCACCGGGTCAGCCTCGAGGTCTACGCCTTCAACCCGCGGGCCCAGCGGGCCTACGAGAAGGTGGGCTTCGTCAGGGAGGGAGTGCGCCGAGACGCGCTGCGCTTCGACGGCGAGTGGGTCGACTCCGTGCTGATGTCGGTGCTGGCGCCGGAGTGGGAGCAGCACCGGGGCAGGCCACAGCTGCCCGGCTGA
- a CDS encoding pilus assembly protein TadG-related protein — protein sequence MSPPSSRQPRATGAGHSPVARLRARLVRGGASRESGQVTLLILGFTLVAAMLVVGTVAVTSVQLSRMRLLDAADGAALDAADSLDARAYEGGLGDAVPVSDETVRATAEAYLAERPLPVGMLDWRVAAGTGSPDGRSAVVRLVGEADLPLVGGVLRGLGGSVTLTVESTARSDLQ from the coding sequence ATGAGCCCTCCGTCGTCCCGACAGCCTCGGGCGACCGGCGCCGGGCACTCGCCCGTGGCACGGCTGCGCGCACGCCTCGTCCGCGGGGGCGCCTCGCGGGAGTCCGGTCAGGTCACGCTGCTCATCCTCGGGTTCACGCTCGTGGCGGCCATGCTCGTCGTGGGCACCGTGGCGGTGACCTCGGTGCAGCTCTCGCGGATGCGCCTGCTCGACGCCGCCGACGGCGCCGCCCTCGACGCGGCGGACTCGCTCGACGCGAGGGCCTACGAGGGCGGGCTGGGCGATGCCGTCCCCGTCAGTGACGAGACCGTTCGCGCCACGGCCGAGGCCTACCTCGCCGAGAGGCCGCTCCCGGTCGGCATGCTGGACTGGCGGGTCGCCGCGGGCACCGGGTCGCCCGACGGCCGCAGCGCGGTGGTCCGGCTGGTCGGTGAGGCCGACCTGCCGCTCGTGGGCGGCGTGCTGCGCGGACTGGGCGGTTCGGTCACCCTCACCGTCGAGTCCACCGCGCGCTCCGACCTGCAGTGA
- a CDS encoding recombinase family protein, whose protein sequence is MAPREVFVYARQSLDRTGAGMAIDRQVKECRAFARAKGWRVAKVFSDNDISATTGAARPGFEALLKASPEAILVWHIDRLVRLTKDLERVIELGVPVHAVKAGELDLSNPAGRAVARTITAWATYEGEQKALRQAAANRQRAEAGEVGWTRRPFGFDREDGQIVVVEAEAAELRKAAARVLAGATLASIVKDLNVRGVRTSTGSAWTVTGIRRLLLNPRTAGHAVYRGSRVGEGAWPAIIEDDTQKALAAILRDPARRKQTSTKAKHLLSGIAVCGICDETMMASASPRGPILRCPGLHLSRLAAPIEAIVEAVILERLSRPDAAGLFASGEDVADLQAEADVLRTRQRDLAALLAEGLLPVAEVREQARALGGRLGALEDRIQAALGQSPGSRLAASEDARGTWAQLGVTARKSIVRELLEVRVLPAGKGARFSPRHLDIRWRRG, encoded by the coding sequence GTGGCGCCCAGGGAAGTCTTCGTCTACGCCCGCCAGTCCCTCGACCGGACCGGCGCAGGCATGGCCATCGACCGGCAGGTGAAGGAGTGCAGGGCATTCGCCCGAGCCAAGGGATGGCGCGTGGCCAAGGTCTTCTCTGACAACGACATCAGCGCTACCACGGGCGCCGCGCGGCCGGGCTTCGAGGCCCTCCTCAAGGCGAGCCCGGAGGCCATCCTGGTCTGGCACATCGACCGTCTCGTCCGCCTGACCAAGGACCTCGAGCGGGTCATCGAGCTTGGCGTCCCCGTCCACGCCGTCAAGGCCGGGGAGCTCGACCTGTCCAACCCTGCCGGCCGAGCCGTGGCCCGGACCATCACCGCATGGGCTACCTACGAGGGCGAGCAGAAGGCCCTCCGCCAGGCCGCGGCGAACCGGCAGCGGGCCGAGGCCGGCGAGGTCGGCTGGACCAGGAGACCCTTCGGCTTCGACAGGGAGGACGGTCAGATCGTCGTCGTCGAGGCCGAGGCCGCCGAGTTGAGGAAGGCGGCCGCGCGGGTCCTGGCAGGCGCGACCCTCGCCTCCATCGTGAAGGACCTCAATGTCCGCGGGGTCAGGACCTCCACCGGCTCGGCTTGGACCGTTACGGGGATCCGGCGACTCCTCCTCAACCCAAGGACCGCCGGCCATGCGGTCTACCGGGGCTCAAGGGTCGGAGAGGGGGCGTGGCCCGCCATCATCGAGGACGACACCCAGAAGGCCCTGGCTGCGATCCTCCGCGACCCAGCCCGACGCAAGCAGACCTCCACGAAGGCGAAGCACCTCCTGTCGGGCATCGCCGTCTGCGGCATCTGCGACGAGACCATGATGGCGTCGGCCTCCCCCAGGGGCCCGATCCTCCGGTGCCCGGGCCTCCACCTCTCGAGGCTGGCCGCGCCCATCGAGGCCATCGTCGAGGCGGTCATCCTCGAGCGCCTGTCGCGACCCGACGCCGCTGGCCTCTTCGCCAGCGGTGAGGACGTGGCAGACCTCCAGGCCGAGGCCGACGTCCTGCGGACGAGGCAGAGGGACCTCGCCGCCCTGCTGGCGGAAGGCCTCCTGCCGGTGGCCGAGGTGCGGGAACAGGCGCGCGCCTTGGGGGGCCGCCTGGGCGCCCTCGAGGACCGGATCCAGGCTGCCCTGGGCCAGAGTCCCGGGAGCCGGCTCGCGGCCTCAGAGGACGCCAGAGGGACGTGGGCCCAGCTCGGGGTCACGGCCCGGAAGTCCATCGTCCGCGAGCTCCTCGAAGTGCGGGTCCTCCCGGCGGGCAAGGGCGCGCGGTTCAGCCCCCGGCACCTCGACATCAGGTGGCGGCGCGGCTAG
- a CDS encoding acetyl-CoA C-acetyltransferase: MSDRPTSVIVAGARTPMGRLLGSLKGFSGADLGGFAIKGALEKAGVSPEQVDYVIMGQVLQAGAGQIPARQAAVKAGIPMSVPALTINKVCLSGINAIAMADQMIRAGEYDIVVAGGQESMTNAPHLLEKSREGYKYGDVTVRDHMAFDGLWDAFTDQAMGSLTEDANTGDVAFTREEQDEFSARSHQLAAKAWKDGLFDDEVVAVSIPQRKGDPLEFKADEGIRADTTPDSLGKLRPAFAKDGTITAGSASQISDGAAAVVVMSRAKAEELGLAWVAEIGAHGIVAGPDSCLQQQPALAIEKACAKEGISPADLDLVEINEAFAAVGLASAKMLGLDLDKVNVNGGAIAMGHPIGMSGARIALHLALELKRRGGGVGAAALCGGGGQGDALIVRVPKQNG; this comes from the coding sequence ATGTCTGACCGTCCCACCTCAGTGATCGTCGCGGGTGCGCGCACGCCGATGGGCCGCCTGCTCGGCTCGCTCAAGGGCTTCTCCGGCGCCGACCTCGGCGGGTTCGCGATCAAGGGCGCCCTGGAGAAGGCCGGCGTCAGCCCCGAGCAGGTCGACTACGTGATCATGGGCCAGGTGCTGCAGGCCGGCGCCGGCCAGATCCCCGCCCGCCAGGCCGCGGTCAAGGCCGGCATCCCGATGAGCGTCCCGGCCCTGACCATCAACAAGGTCTGCCTCTCCGGCATCAACGCGATCGCCATGGCCGACCAGATGATCCGCGCGGGCGAGTACGACATCGTCGTCGCCGGCGGCCAGGAGTCGATGACCAACGCCCCGCACCTGCTCGAGAAGTCCCGAGAGGGCTACAAGTACGGCGACGTCACCGTGCGCGACCACATGGCCTTCGACGGCCTGTGGGACGCCTTCACCGACCAGGCGATGGGCTCGCTCACCGAGGACGCCAACACCGGCGACGTGGCGTTCACCCGCGAGGAGCAGGACGAGTTCTCGGCCCGCAGCCACCAGCTCGCCGCCAAGGCGTGGAAGGACGGCCTGTTCGACGACGAGGTCGTCGCCGTGTCCATCCCGCAGCGCAAGGGCGACCCGCTGGAGTTCAAGGCCGACGAGGGCATCCGCGCCGACACCACGCCCGACTCGCTCGGCAAGCTGCGCCCGGCGTTCGCCAAGGACGGCACCATCACCGCCGGCTCGGCCTCGCAGATCTCCGACGGCGCCGCCGCCGTGGTCGTCATGAGCAGGGCCAAGGCCGAGGAGCTCGGCCTGGCCTGGGTCGCCGAGATCGGCGCCCACGGCATCGTGGCCGGCCCCGACTCGTGCCTGCAGCAGCAGCCCGCCCTGGCCATCGAGAAGGCCTGCGCCAAGGAGGGCATCAGCCCCGCCGACCTCGACCTCGTCGAGATCAACGAGGCGTTCGCCGCGGTCGGCCTCGCTTCGGCCAAGATGCTCGGCCTCGACCTCGACAAGGTCAACGTCAACGGCGGTGCCATCGCCATGGGCCACCCCATCGGCATGTCCGGCGCGCGCATCGCCCTGCACCTCGCGCTCGAGCTGAAGCGCCGCGGCGGCGGTGTCGGCGCGGCCGCCCTCTGCGGCGGCGGCGGCCAGGGCGACGCCCTCATCGTCCGCGTCCCGAAGCAGAACGGCTGA
- a CDS encoding TadE family protein, translated as MASPSPSPAPGHERGSAVADFAMVSGLVAVLFVAVFQLGLALHIRNTLISCAAEGARLGARADADPADGADRARELIRASLSDRYTGQVTARVVDVGGVQAVAVDVAAPLPVIGPLGPDGRLRVTGRAFLEGQ; from the coding sequence ATGGCGAGCCCGAGCCCGAGCCCCGCGCCCGGACACGAGCGTGGCAGTGCCGTGGCGGACTTCGCGATGGTCTCCGGCCTCGTGGCCGTGCTCTTCGTGGCCGTCTTCCAGCTGGGCCTGGCACTGCACATCCGCAACACCCTGATCTCCTGCGCCGCCGAGGGCGCTCGTCTCGGCGCCCGCGCGGACGCCGACCCTGCGGACGGCGCTGACCGCGCGCGCGAGCTCATCCGGGCCTCGCTGTCCGACCGCTACACCGGCCAGGTCACGGCCCGCGTGGTCGACGTCGGCGGGGTGCAGGCGGTGGCGGTCGACGTCGCGGCCCCGCTTCCCGTCATCGGCCCGCTCGGGCCGGATGGGCGCCTGCGGGTCACCGGGCGGGCGTTCCTGGAGGGGCAGTGA
- a CDS encoding serine/threonine-protein kinase has translation MDPQLIAGRYEVQRAIGRGGMGTVWLARDNRLGRDVAVKQIGALPGESANETRRAMREARSAAALNHPNAVAVYDVVDHENAPWLVMEYVEGETLADLIAREGALDPRRAADIGAQLASALSRAHERGIVHRDIKPGNVLIDRSGRPKISDFGIARGLGDEALTQTGFVTGTPGYLSPELARGEDPDAASDVWALGATLYAAVEARPPFAPRSNPIALLQDIARGEPQPMQQAGELGGAIEAMMHIDPAQRWDMSTAAARLGQIGSGDLTMPLAGAAAAAATEVIPAAQEPTQAMPAAGAAAAYGPPTPDPTPLPAAVPQNGGDDTRRSRRWVPLLVAALLLLALGGGYLFSQLGDETGTASPSGTPSTTAPATTTQEPSPTTSEPPTTTTEPPTTTTTTTEDAAVSDRQIEQFVRGYFAEVTSNRDATWEQLTPRMQAKAGGRDGYEEFWSGIDSVDVKNVKADAEALTANVTLVYQKGDGDKSTEKKVLTLVQDGDRLLIDREANGGGD, from the coding sequence ATGGACCCGCAGCTCATCGCCGGTCGGTACGAGGTGCAGCGCGCCATCGGGCGCGGCGGCATGGGCACCGTGTGGCTCGCCCGCGACAATCGGCTCGGCCGCGACGTCGCCGTGAAGCAGATCGGGGCGCTGCCGGGGGAGTCGGCCAACGAGACCCGCCGCGCGATGCGTGAGGCCCGCTCCGCTGCCGCCCTCAACCACCCCAACGCCGTCGCCGTCTACGACGTTGTCGACCACGAGAACGCGCCCTGGCTCGTCATGGAGTACGTCGAGGGTGAGACCCTCGCCGACCTCATCGCACGTGAGGGCGCGCTCGACCCGCGCCGGGCGGCCGACATCGGTGCGCAGCTGGCTTCTGCCCTGTCCCGCGCGCACGAGCGGGGCATCGTCCACCGCGACATCAAGCCCGGCAACGTGCTCATCGACCGGTCCGGCAGGCCGAAGATCAGCGACTTCGGGATCGCCCGTGGTCTCGGCGACGAAGCGCTCACCCAGACCGGCTTCGTCACCGGCACGCCGGGCTACCTCTCGCCCGAGCTGGCCCGGGGCGAGGACCCCGACGCGGCCTCCGACGTCTGGGCGCTCGGCGCCACGCTGTATGCCGCGGTGGAGGCGCGCCCGCCCTTCGCGCCACGGTCGAACCCGATCGCGCTCCTGCAGGACATCGCCAGGGGCGAGCCCCAGCCGATGCAGCAGGCCGGTGAGCTCGGCGGCGCCATCGAGGCGATGATGCACATCGACCCCGCGCAGCGCTGGGACATGTCCACCGCTGCTGCCCGCCTGGGCCAGATCGGCAGCGGAGACCTCACCATGCCCCTCGCGGGCGCCGCCGCAGCCGCGGCGACCGAGGTCATCCCCGCTGCCCAGGAGCCCACCCAGGCCATGCCTGCGGCCGGTGCCGCGGCGGCATACGGACCGCCCACCCCGGACCCGACGCCGCTGCCTGCGGCGGTGCCGCAGAACGGCGGGGACGACACCCGGCGCTCGCGGCGCTGGGTGCCGCTGCTGGTCGCGGCACTGCTGCTCCTCGCCCTGGGCGGGGGCTACCTCTTCAGCCAGCTCGGTGACGAAACCGGCACCGCCAGCCCCAGCGGCACGCCGTCGACGACTGCGCCGGCCACGACCACGCAGGAACCCAGCCCCACCACGTCCGAGCCGCCCACGACGACCACCGAGCCTCCGACCACCACCACGACGACCACCGAGGACGCCGCGGTATCGGACCGGCAGATCGAGCAGTTCGTCCGCGGCTACTTCGCCGAGGTCACCAGCAACCGCGACGCGACGTGGGAGCAGCTCACCCCGCGCATGCAGGCCAAGGCGGGCGGTCGCGACGGGTACGAGGAGTTCTGGAGCGGCATCGACTCCGTGGACGTCAAGAACGTCAAGGCCGACGCCGAGGCGCTCACCGCCAACGTCACACTGGTCTACCAGAAGGGCGACGGCGACAAGAGCACCGAGAAGAAGGTGCTCACCTTGGTGCAGGACGGGGACAGGCTGCTCATCGACCGGGAGGCGAACGGCGGCGGGGACTGA
- the meaB gene encoding methylmalonyl Co-A mutase-associated GTPase MeaB translates to MAARTVDVPALVESARAGSPRAVARLISLVEDGHPALREVMAALAPHSSTAHVIGITGSPGVGKSTSTNALVGAFRARGKRIGVLAVDPSSPFSGGALLGDRVRMQDHALDPEVYIRSMASRGHLGGLSWTTPQALRVLDAAGCDVILVETVGVGQSEVEIAGLADTTIVLLAPGMGDGIQAAKAGILEIGDVFVVNKADREGADATVRDIRHMISLGDRTEPGLWRPPVVKTVAAKGEGVEEVMEALDKHVAWMEETGTLRDRRVRRAGDEIESIALQQLRAKMGDLRHGNGVDELAADVVDGKTDPYAAADQVVAALA, encoded by the coding sequence TTGGCCGCTCGCACCGTCGACGTCCCTGCCCTGGTCGAGTCGGCCAGGGCAGGCTCGCCCCGGGCCGTCGCCCGCCTCATCTCCCTCGTCGAGGACGGCCACCCGGCCCTGCGCGAGGTGATGGCCGCGCTCGCGCCCCACAGCAGCACCGCCCACGTCATCGGCATCACCGGCTCCCCCGGGGTCGGCAAGTCCACGAGCACCAACGCCCTCGTCGGCGCCTTCCGGGCCCGCGGCAAGCGGATCGGCGTGCTGGCCGTCGACCCGAGCTCGCCGTTCTCCGGCGGCGCGCTGCTCGGCGACCGCGTGCGCATGCAGGACCACGCCCTCGACCCCGAGGTCTACATCCGCTCGATGGCCTCGCGCGGCCACCTCGGCGGTCTGTCGTGGACCACCCCGCAGGCGCTGCGCGTGCTCGACGCCGCCGGCTGCGACGTCATTCTCGTCGAGACGGTGGGCGTCGGGCAGTCCGAGGTCGAGATCGCCGGCCTCGCCGACACCACCATCGTGCTGCTCGCGCCCGGGATGGGCGACGGCATCCAGGCTGCGAAGGCGGGCATCCTCGAGATCGGCGACGTCTTCGTGGTCAACAAGGCCGACCGCGAGGGCGCCGACGCCACCGTGCGCGACATCCGCCACATGATCAGCCTCGGCGACCGCACCGAGCCCGGCCTGTGGCGTCCGCCCGTCGTCAAGACGGTCGCGGCCAAGGGCGAGGGCGTCGAGGAGGTCATGGAGGCCCTCGACAAGCACGTCGCCTGGATGGAGGAGACCGGCACCCTGCGTGACCGCCGGGTGCGCCGCGCCGGCGACGAGATCGAGTCGATCGCGCTCCAGCAGCTGCGCGCCAAGATGGGCGACCTGCGGCACGGCAACGGCGTCGACGAGCTCGCCGCCGACGTCGTGGACGGCAAGACCGACCCGTATGCCGCCGCAGACCAGGTCGTCGCCGCCCTCGCCTGA
- a CDS encoding pilus assembly protein, whose amino-acid sequence MVEFVFLAVLMLIPLIYLVMTLGRLQAGAYAVSAAAREAGRAFTTATTQADAERRAEAAAAIAFEDQGFGDTGRLTLACDGTPCLRAEGRVELTTVVTVPLPLVPSFARDVIPLEVPLSASHVAVVDRFRGRP is encoded by the coding sequence GTGGTGGAGTTCGTCTTCCTTGCCGTGCTGATGCTGATCCCGCTCATCTACCTCGTCATGACGTTGGGACGGCTGCAGGCAGGTGCGTATGCCGTGTCGGCCGCCGCGCGGGAGGCCGGGCGTGCGTTCACCACCGCCACCACACAGGCCGACGCCGAGCGGCGCGCCGAGGCGGCGGCCGCGATCGCGTTCGAGGACCAGGGCTTCGGCGACACCGGCCGGCTCACGCTGGCCTGTGACGGGACGCCCTGCCTTCGAGCGGAGGGGCGCGTGGAGTTGACCACGGTGGTCACCGTGCCACTGCCACTGGTCCCGTCGTTCGCCCGGGACGTCATCCCTCTCGAGGTCCCGCTGAGCGCCTCCCACGTCGCGGTGGTCGACCGGTTCCGAGGCCGGCCATGA